The following DNA comes from Maledivibacter sp..
CTTATATGTATACAAAAGATGTTTGGGAACAGAAATTTAGAAATAGACATATGAAATTAATGAATCCAGAAAAAAGTCTTTGTGACAATATATCAACTCTGAAAAAAGGAACTGTTTTAGATTTAGCATGCGGTGATGGGAGAAATGCGATATACTTAGCCGAAAAAGGATTTAATGTAACAGGAATAGACTTTAGTGAAGAAGCACTAAAACGATTACAGTATTTTTCAGATAAGCATAACTTACAGGTAACTACAAAAACGGTAAATTTGAATAATGCTGATAGTTTATCTGGACTAAACAGTTTTGATAATATAATAATTAATCATTATAAACCCCAAGAAGAAATTATGGAGGTACTTCCTGATTTATTAAAACAAAACGGTATATTATTTATATGTGGTTTTGGGTATAAGCAACACGTTAATGAAAAAATATCAGAAGATGATATATTAAAAAAGGATGAATTTAAAGATAGATTTAATAATTTGAATTTAATTATGCATCAAGAGATTAACGATGATTCAAGGGGATTTTTTGAAGTATATATATTTGAGAAAGTATAAAAATAGTCAACTAGTTTGTATTTGTATCTGTGATATTTCATGTTTTCACATAGCAAGAGATTGTGCAACATCGTATAACAAAATACTCCCGTTCGCTACGCACATCTCTTCACCGGGTGCGAGCACCGCCAGAAAGAAGGGCTTTGAGGGTCCGGTTCAGAGACGTCGGGAGCACGGTACCGTTAGTACGCCAAGCAAAGCTTGGCTCTTCTGACCAGATGAAAGTTCTGGTAAGGCAAGGTCTAGCCAACTACCTTTATCAAGTGTTGCGCTGTGGCTGGCGACAGTCAGAGTGAAGTGTACACAGAGAATT
Coding sequences within:
- a CDS encoding methyltransferase domain-containing protein produces the protein MTYMYTKDVWEQKFRNRHMKLMNPEKSLCDNISTLKKGTVLDLACGDGRNAIYLAEKGFNVTGIDFSEEALKRLQYFSDKHNLQVTTKTVNLNNADSLSGLNSFDNIIINHYKPQEEIMEVLPDLLKQNGILFICGFGYKQHVNEKISEDDILKKDEFKDRFNNLNLIMHQEINDDSRGFFEVYIFEKV